TATTTAAGTTGCAACGCACTGGGCGCGGTCAAGCAGTTAATTGGCGCTGTTTCAATCCCTAATAGGGATTTATTTAAGTTGTAACCTGTCCAGCCTCCTATGGCTTCTGGGTCTAAATAAGCGTCGGGTTTCAATCCCTAATAGGGATTTATTTAAGTTGCAACCAACTGCTGAGAGAAACAAAGGAAGTGAGAGTTTGTTTCAATCCCTAATAGGGATTTATTTAAGTTGCAACTTTATTCGGACTTAAAAGGATTAATCCTTCAAAAAATCAATGTTTCAATCCCTAATAGGGATTTATTTAAGTTGCAACTTTTTAGGTAATCTCGGAACAATAGCGGAGAAAGATTGGTTTCAATCCCTAATAGGGATTTATTTAAGTTGCAACTCCAAATTCAGCTAACCAAACGCGCAAAAGAGGAGTTTCAATCCCTAATAGGGATTTATTTAAGTTGCAACGAGTAATCAAGTTTTTGACCTAGCAAAGATTACCAAGTTTCAATCCCTAATAGGGATTTATTTAAGTTGCAACTGGGTGTCATCGAACCCTCATTGGGGATGCTCCAAGGTTTCAATCCCTAATAGGGATTTATTTAAGTTGCAACCTATCATCCTGGTTATCTGTCACCAGGTTAAGGACTGTTTCAATCCCTAATAGGGATTTATTTAAGTTGCAACGCTAGCCGACTGCTGGATGACAGCCCTGCTCATGCTGTTTCAATCCCTAATAGGGATTTATTTAAGTTGCAACTTATTAACTTTATTGTCTCGCCCCTAGATGCCCTTGTTTCAATCCCTAATAGTGATTTATTTAAGTTGCAACTTCACTGTAGTTTCAGACTTCTAAACGAGTTGTTATCGTTTCAATCCCTAATAGGGATTTATTTAAGTTGCAACTCATGTTCACTTGCTGATTCAGTACACGCCTCAAACTGGTTTCAATCCCTAATAGGGATTTATTTAAGTTGCAACCTTACAATTTCGCAGGTAATAGAGCCGAAATCGTTTCAATCCCTAATAGGGATTTATTTAAGTTGCAACGCAATGGATTAAAAGATTATTCCGACGAAGAAAACGAGTTTCAATCCCTAATAGGGATTTATTTAAGTTGCAACTCAACCGATAATCTTAGTCTTGTTGGATTGCCAGTTTCAATCCCTAATAGGGATTTATTTAAGTTGCAACCAATCATCATCACAAGTGACCACGAAATTAACAGGTTTCAATCCCTAATAGGGATTTATTTAAGTTGCAACCCTACGTTCATCTACCAGCCAAAAGTATAACCGCCTGTTTCAATCCCTAATAGGGATTTATTTAAGTTGCAACCATTTAAAACATTTGACGAAACAATAGATTTAATCAGTTTCAATCCCTAATAGGGATTTATTTAAGTTGCAACAATTGAATCGCATTCTCAATCAATAGCCAAATCAGTGTTTCAATCCCTAATAGGGATTTATTTAAGTTGCAACCAACCCAACTGTTGTAAACGATTGCACCACTTTTGAACGTTTCAATCCCTAATAGGGATTTATTTAAGTTGCAACCTCAGTAATCCTGGTATCAGCTCTAGTTTGAGCATTATCGTTTCAATCCCTAATAGGGATTTATTTAAGTTGCAACTTGCGATCGCTCCTTTCATAGACTCGCTGACTAAGTTTCAATCCCTAATAGGGATTTATTTAAGTTGCAACGTCATTTAGTTTAGCATTAGATACGGTATAGACCCGTTTCAATCCCTAATAGGGATTTATTTAAGTTGCAACCTCCAGTCACTAGTGAATTCTCAATTAGCCAAGGGTATTGTTTCAATCCCTAATAGGGATTTATTTAAGTTGCAACTCAATGATAAAGGGAAAGAAAAACCCTACGGAGTTTCAATCCCTAATAGGGATTTATTTAAGTTGCAACTATCACTCGTAGGTTCAAATCTGTGTCTATACCTGTTTCAATCCCTAATAGGGATTTATTTAAGTTGCAACTCAGGGTATTTGGAGGAACAGGACAACAAGGTGATATGTTTCAATCCCTAATAGGGATTTATTTAAGTTGCAACATTGTCTACTCTCGCATACTAATCTGGGGGCCGTTGTTTCAATCCCTAATAGGGATTTATTTAAGTTGCAACATGTGGAACTGAAATTGGTGCTCTGCCATCTCTCCACGTTTCAATCCCTAATAGGGATTTATTTAAGTTGCAACTATTATCAAAAATAAAAAATACATGGCGTTGCATAATAGCGGTATGAATTGAGGTCAATTAATCATGGAATGTCCACGCTGTGGATCTTGTCATAACCGTAAGAATGGAAAGAAAAGAGGTAAACAGAATCACATTTGCTGTGATTGTGGTCGTCAATTCATTGATGTCTATAAACCACCCAGGGGCTACTCGGATGAAATCAAACAAGAATGCCTAAAAATGTACGTCAATGGTATGGGATTTCGTGGAATTGAAAGGGTGAAAAACGTTCATCATACTACCATTATTCATTGGGTTAAACGAGTGGGTACACAATTGGCGGATACACCAAATTCAAAGGAAATTCCGCAGGTGGGAGAACTAGATGAATTAGAAACATTTATTGGTTCAAAAAAAATAAAATCTGGTTGTGGACGGCGGTAAATCACTTTACTCAAGGTATTCTTGCTTGGGTTTTAGGTGATCGTAGTTCGACTACTTTCCAACAGTTATGGAACATTGTCCAGTGTTGGCAGAGTTATTTTTACGTCACAGATGGATACCCTGTTTACCCTTGTTTTGTTCCTGATGGTGACCAAATTGTGAGTAAGACCTACATGACACGAGTCGAAAATGAAAACACAAGGCTTAGACATTATTTGGCTCGTCTTCATCGTAAAACTTTATGTTATTCCAAAACCGAGGAAATGCTGAGATACTCTGTTCGATTGTTATTGCACTACCTCAAATATCGTTCTGTTCCCTTACCTGCCTAAAACATACCTTTATTCAGCAACGCCCATCTCAGTAACTCAAAAACTTTTTCTGGTTCCTGTTGACGTAAACTATTCAAAATTAAGTACCATTACAAAATTAATTACGCATTCTTCAAGCTATTCCCCGTTCTTTGACCTCCCCTAAATTTATTTATGGGGATTCCCTTGTGCTTTCTGCCTTCCTCTTACCACAAAGTTTAGGAAATGTCTAAAAAATAGAAAAACTCTTATATAAGAAGTTAATAAGCACAAATCTACTTGCAGCTGTGGTTAGCAGTGGTATCATTCGGGTATTACAAAAAGTAAAGGGCAATTTTATTATGACCAAAGCACCTGTTGCTCCCGTGGTGCTAGTCATTTTAGACGGATGGGGCTACTGCGAGGAGACAAAAGGAAATGCTATTGCCGCTGCTAAGACTCCGGTAATGGATAGCTTATGGGCAGCATATCCGCATACCCTTATCCGCACATCAGGAAAAGCGGTAGGGTTGCCAGAGGGTCAAATGGGTAACTCTGAAGTTGGTCACTTGAACATTGGCGCTGGTAGGGTTGTACCCCAAGAGTTGGTACGCATTTCTGATGCAGTAGAAGATGGTTCCATCCTCAAAAACTCAGCACTTATCAGCATTTGTGAAGAAGTCCGAAGTCGCAATGGTAAATTGCACATCATCGGGCTTTGTTCTGAGGGTGGTGTACACTCGCACATTAGCCATCTGTTTGGACTACTTGACTTAGCAAAAAGTCAGGAAATATCAGACATTTGCATCCATGCAATCACAGATGGTCGCGATACCACCCCTACAGACGGTGTTAACTCCATCGCACTGCTCCAAGACTACATTGACCGAATCGGAGTCGGACGCATAGTGACCCTCAGTGGTCGCTACTATGCAATGGATCG
Above is a genomic segment from Fischerella sp. JS2 containing:
- a CDS encoding IS1 family transposase (programmed frameshift) — translated: MECPRCGSCHNRKNGKKRGKQNHICCDCGRQFIDVYKPPRGYSDEIKQECLKMYVNGMGFRGIERVKNVHHTTIIHWVKRVGTQLADTPNSKEIPQVGELDELETFIGFKKNKIWLWTAVNHFTQGILAWVLGDRSSTTFQQLWNIVQCWQSYFYVTDGYPVYPCFVPDGDQIVSKTYMTRVENENTRLRHYLARLHRKTLCYSKTEEMLRYSVRLLLHYLKYRSVPLPA